The Acidimicrobiales bacterium genome has a window encoding:
- a CDS encoding inositol-3-phosphate synthase — MNTPLDIAPATGRLGVLTPGMGAVASTFIAGVIAARNGLTAPVGSVSQMAHIRLGNRDEDRNPLIREFVPLAGLDDLVFGGWDPISANVLEAARTCGVLEERDLAPVSAELEGIVAMDAVFDQRWVKKLEGSRVKSETAKWDQAQALIADIERFRTENECDRLVMVWCGSTEAYQESSAVHETVEAFEAGLRADDENISPSQIYVYAALMSDVPFANGAPNLSVDLPCMIELAARHGVPIAGKDFKTGQTLMKTLLAPGFKARMLGLRGWYSTNILGNRDGEVLDDPENFKTKEVSKLGVLDAILQPDSYPDLYGNIDHVVRINYYPPRGDNKEGWDNIDIFGWMGYPMQIKVDFLCRDSILAAPIVLDLALFLDLAHRAGQSGVQEWLSFYLKAPQAATEAGPEHDLFIQQTKLKNTLREWMGEEPVTHSEAG, encoded by the coding sequence ATGAACACCCCCCTCGACATCGCCCCCGCCACCGGACGCCTCGGAGTCCTCACCCCCGGAATGGGCGCCGTGGCCTCCACCTTCATCGCCGGAGTGATCGCTGCCCGCAATGGCCTCACCGCCCCTGTCGGCTCGGTCAGCCAGATGGCCCATATCCGCCTCGGCAACCGCGACGAGGACCGCAACCCGCTTATACGGGAGTTCGTTCCCCTGGCCGGCCTGGACGACCTGGTCTTCGGCGGCTGGGACCCGATCTCGGCCAACGTGCTGGAAGCGGCCCGCACCTGCGGTGTGCTGGAAGAAAGGGACCTCGCCCCGGTGTCGGCCGAGTTGGAGGGCATCGTCGCCATGGACGCCGTCTTCGACCAGCGCTGGGTCAAAAAGCTAGAGGGATCCCGGGTCAAGTCCGAGACCGCCAAGTGGGACCAAGCCCAGGCCCTCATCGCCGACATTGAGCGGTTCCGCACCGAGAACGAGTGCGACCGCCTGGTCATGGTTTGGTGCGGCTCGACCGAGGCCTACCAGGAGTCCAGCGCCGTCCACGAAACCGTCGAGGCGTTCGAGGCTGGCCTACGGGCCGACGACGAAAACATCTCACCTAGCCAGATCTACGTGTACGCCGCCCTGATGAGCGACGTCCCGTTCGCCAACGGCGCTCCGAACCTGAGCGTGGACCTGCCGTGCATGATCGAGTTGGCCGCCCGCCATGGCGTGCCCATCGCCGGCAAGGACTTCAAGACGGGCCAGACCCTCATGAAGACCCTCCTGGCTCCCGGTTTCAAGGCCCGGATGCTCGGCCTGCGCGGCTGGTACTCCACCAACATCTTGGGAAACCGGGACGGCGAGGTCCTGGACGATCCGGAGAACTTCAAGACCAAGGAGGTCTCGAAGCTGGGCGTGCTGGACGCCATCCTCCAGCCCGACTCCTACCCGGATCTCTACGGCAACATCGACCACGTCGTGCGGATCAACTACTACCCGCCTCGGGGCGACAACAAGGAGGGGTGGGACAACATCGACATCTTCGGGTGGATGGGCTACCCGATGCAGATCAAGGTGGACTTCCTGTGCCGTGACTCGATTCTGGCCGCACCGATCGTCCTGGACCTGGCGCTCTTCTTGGACCTGGCCCACCGGGCCGGCCAATCGGGTGTGCAGGAGTGGCTTTCCTTCTACCTGAAGGCCCCACAGGCGGCCACTGAGGCCGGACCCGAACACGACCTGTTCATCCAGCAGACCAAGCTCAAGAACACCCTCCGGGAGTGGATGGGCGAGGAGCCCGTCACCCACTCCGAGGCCGGCTGA
- a CDS encoding acyl-CoA synthetase: MDDDLQYPGRWAIESPDRPAIVMTGSGQAMTFAELDAEANRISQLFRSLGIKPGDHVAFCLENRIEFLAVTWGAHYAGLYYTAISSRLTADEIAYIVNDCGARAFVTSPYKADAVVEIDAATPGVEARYVLGGAIDGYACFEEAVAAQPAEPLPDRTEGEDMLYSSGTTGRPKGVKRPMSDRALGASDSITMMAEALFGATTGSVYLSPAPLYHAAPLRFCLGAHRMGCTIVVMERFDAERALAAIQDHDVTWSQWVPTMFVRMLKLPEEVRGRYELSSLVSAVHAAAPCPVEVKRQMIEWWGPVLHEYYAGTEGNGLTYTNSQDWLEHPGTVGKALLGEVIILDDDGNEVPVGEEGGVYFRGNSSFEYHNDPEKTAGAKLDANTSTLGDVGRLDEDGYLYLTDRKAYMIISGGVNIYPQEAENVLTMHPAVFDVAVIGVPNDDFGEEVKAVVQPVAPDSAGPDLAAELIAFCRARLADVKCPRTVDFRDELPRHPTGKLYKRLLKDEYWAERQTRI, from the coding sequence ATGGACGACGACCTCCAGTACCCGGGCCGCTGGGCCATCGAAAGTCCCGACCGTCCGGCCATCGTGATGACCGGTTCTGGTCAGGCCATGACGTTCGCCGAACTGGACGCTGAGGCGAACCGCATCTCCCAGCTCTTCCGCAGCCTGGGCATCAAACCGGGCGACCACGTCGCCTTCTGTCTGGAGAACCGCATCGAGTTCCTAGCCGTGACCTGGGGGGCCCACTACGCCGGGCTCTACTACACGGCTATCTCGTCTCGGCTAACCGCCGACGAGATTGCCTACATCGTCAACGACTGTGGGGCCCGGGCCTTCGTGACCTCGCCCTACAAGGCCGACGCAGTGGTCGAGATCGACGCCGCCACACCTGGAGTCGAGGCCCGCTACGTACTCGGTGGCGCCATCGACGGTTATGCCTGCTTCGAGGAGGCGGTGGCTGCCCAGCCTGCCGAGCCGCTTCCCGACCGGACAGAAGGCGAGGACATGCTCTACTCCTCGGGCACCACGGGCCGGCCCAAGGGCGTCAAGCGCCCAATGTCCGACAGAGCGTTAGGTGCATCCGACTCGATCACCATGATGGCCGAAGCGCTCTTCGGGGCCACGACCGGTTCGGTGTATCTGTCACCAGCACCCCTCTACCACGCTGCTCCGCTGCGTTTTTGCCTTGGAGCTCATCGCATGGGCTGCACGATCGTGGTCATGGAGCGGTTCGATGCCGAGCGGGCCCTGGCCGCCATCCAGGACCACGACGTCACCTGGAGCCAATGGGTGCCGACCATGTTCGTCAGGATGTTGAAGCTCCCTGAAGAGGTCCGGGGACGGTACGAGCTGTCCAGCCTCGTCTCCGCGGTCCACGCCGCCGCGCCCTGTCCGGTCGAGGTGAAGCGACAGATGATCGAATGGTGGGGCCCGGTGCTGCACGAGTACTACGCCGGCACTGAAGGCAACGGCCTTACCTACACCAACTCGCAGGACTGGTTGGAGCACCCGGGCACCGTCGGAAAGGCCCTGCTGGGCGAGGTGATCATCCTCGACGATGACGGAAACGAGGTGCCGGTCGGCGAGGAGGGAGGGGTGTACTTCCGGGGCAACTCCAGTTTCGAGTACCACAACGACCCGGAGAAGACCGCCGGGGCGAAACTGGACGCCAACACCAGCACCTTGGGCGACGTGGGCCGCCTCGACGAGGACGGTTACCTCTACCTGACCGACCGCAAGGCCTACATGATCATTTCCGGTGGGGTGAACATCTACCCGCAGGAGGCCGAAAACGTCCTCACCATGCACCCGGCGGTGTTCGACGTGGCCGTGATCGGCGTCCCGAACGACGACTTCGGCGAGGAGGTCAAGGCGGTGGTCCAGCCAGTCGCCCCAGATTCCGCTGGCCCGGATCTGGCAGCCGAGCTGATTGCCTTCTGCCGCGCCCGACTCGCTGACGTGAAGTGTCCCCGGACGGTCGACTTCCGAGACGAGCTACCCCGGCACCCCACCGGCAAGCTTTACAAGCGGCTCCTCAAGGACGAGTACTGGGCGGAGCGCCAGACCCGGATCTAG
- a CDS encoding serine hydroxymethyltransferase — MPWPSSRDDELFGYVALELERQNTTLQLIASENFASPAVLEASGSVLTNKYAEGYPGKRYYGGNVHVDEVEDLARERVKALFGADHANVQPHSGANANMSVYQALLQPGDTVLGLSLDHGGHLTHGSPVNASGKLYDFVSYGLTGSDERIDMDELRDKARESRPKLIVAGATAYPRVIESAPLREIADEVGALLMFDAAHIAGLIAGGVHPNPVPYCDIVTFTTHKTLRGPRGGCILSREEHAAAIDKSVFPGSQGGPLEHHIAAKAVAFREAADPSFADYARQIVANASVLAGALVGHGFRLVTGGTDNHLMVVDLRTFDADVTGAVAQTTLDRAGITLNKNTVPDDPRSPFVTSGVRIGTPSTTTQGMAEEEMVEIADLIARALRGRDDDEVIAAVRADVNALCARFPVYGG; from the coding sequence ATGCCCTGGCCCTCCTCCCGAGACGACGAGCTCTTCGGCTACGTCGCCCTCGAGCTCGAACGTCAGAACACGACCCTGCAGTTGATCGCCTCGGAGAACTTTGCTTCGCCGGCCGTACTGGAGGCCAGCGGCTCGGTGCTGACCAACAAGTACGCCGAGGGCTACCCCGGCAAGCGGTACTACGGCGGAAACGTGCACGTCGACGAGGTGGAGGACCTGGCCCGCGAGCGGGTCAAGGCCCTGTTCGGGGCCGACCACGCCAACGTGCAGCCCCACTCGGGTGCTAACGCCAACATGTCCGTCTACCAGGCCTTGCTCCAGCCCGGAGACACCGTTCTGGGCCTGAGCCTCGACCACGGCGGGCACCTCACCCACGGCTCGCCAGTCAACGCCAGCGGCAAGCTGTACGACTTCGTGTCCTACGGCCTGACCGGTAGCGACGAGCGCATCGACATGGATGAACTCCGGGATAAGGCCAGGGAGTCCCGGCCCAAGTTGATCGTGGCAGGGGCCACGGCCTATCCGCGCGTCATCGAGTCGGCACCGCTGCGGGAGATCGCCGACGAGGTTGGGGCCCTGCTCATGTTCGACGCCGCCCACATCGCCGGGCTCATTGCCGGTGGCGTGCATCCCAACCCAGTGCCGTACTGCGACATCGTCACCTTCACCACCCACAAGACCTTGCGCGGTCCGCGTGGCGGCTGCATCCTGAGTCGCGAGGAGCACGCCGCGGCAATCGACAAGTCCGTATTCCCCGGCTCACAGGGTGGCCCGCTAGAGCACCACATTGCCGCCAAGGCTGTGGCCTTTCGCGAGGCGGCCGACCCCTCTTTCGCCGACTACGCCCGCCAGATCGTGGCCAACGCCTCGGTGCTGGCCGGCGCTCTGGTGGGCCACGGGTTTCGCCTGGTCACCGGGGGTACCGACAACCACCTGATGGTCGTCGACCTACGGACGTTTGACGCCGACGTCACGGGCGCCGTGGCCCAGACCACCCTGGACCGGGCCGGCATCACGCTCAACAAGAACACCGTGCCCGACGATCCCCGGTCGCCGTTCGTGACCAGCGGCGTGCGGATCGGTACCCCGTCGACCACCACTCAGGGTATGGCCGAGGAGGAGATGGTCGAGATCGCCGACCTCATAGCGCGCGCCTTGCGAGGCCGCGACGACGATGAGGTCATCGCCGCCGTGAGGGCCGACGTCAACGCCCTCTGCGCCCGCTTCCCGGTCTACGGAGGCTGA
- a CDS encoding LysR family transcriptional regulator, producing MADTPTLPNLTVQQLEYLVAVAAAPTRAAAAATVGVTPSALTQGLAELERRVGVPLFERHGRLTRLRPQAGEVLAHARRVVAETRDLARWAEARRTGTAGAVRLGAIDAVAVHHRAETVRSHRRAHPDLDLRLTVAPSGSLLDALRVGDLDLVVCVEPSDPAEGIDTVLCLEEPLHAYAPDGAAGGPPEEWGPWVTYPTGSHTRGVIAAGLTVLGAPFDVVAESNQPDVLREMVRLGMGWSVLPEAQAEAGPEPLARVRRRPIGVRRLVVARRSGAPPDPAVDGLADVLVSG from the coding sequence ATGGCCGATACACCGACGCTCCCCAACCTGACCGTTCAGCAGCTGGAGTACCTGGTGGCCGTCGCTGCAGCGCCCACCCGAGCCGCCGCGGCCGCCACGGTGGGGGTTACCCCCTCGGCCCTCACTCAGGGTCTGGCCGAGCTGGAGCGACGGGTCGGTGTCCCGTTATTTGAGCGCCACGGCCGCCTCACCCGGCTGCGACCCCAGGCCGGCGAGGTTCTGGCCCACGCCCGGAGGGTGGTGGCCGAGACCCGGGACCTGGCCCGGTGGGCTGAGGCCCGCCGGACCGGGACGGCGGGTGCCGTCCGCCTCGGGGCAATCGACGCCGTGGCCGTCCACCATCGGGCCGAGACGGTGCGCTCCCACCGGCGGGCCCATCCCGACCTGGACTTGCGCCTCACCGTGGCCCCCTCCGGATCCCTCCTTGACGCCCTGCGGGTCGGTGACCTGGACTTGGTCGTCTGTGTGGAGCCGTCCGATCCCGCCGAGGGGATCGACACCGTCCTGTGCCTGGAGGAACCCCTCCACGCCTACGCACCGGACGGCGCAGCGGGCGGACCCCCTGAGGAATGGGGGCCGTGGGTGACCTATCCCACCGGCTCCCACACCCGGGGCGTGATCGCCGCAGGCCTCACCGTCCTTGGTGCCCCCTTCGACGTCGTCGCTGAGTCCAACCAGCCCGACGTTTTGCGCGAGATGGTCCGCCTCGGCATGGGCTGGTCCGTCCTGCCCGAAGCCCAAGCTGAGGCCGGCCCCGAGCCTTTGGCCAGGGTGCGGCGCCGCCCCATCGGGGTGCGCCGCCTGGTTGTGGCTCGCCGTTCCGGTGCCCCACCCGACCCCGCAGTGGACGGGCTGGCCGACGTCTTGGTCAGCGGGTGA
- a CDS encoding undecaprenyl/decaprenyl-phosphate alpha-N-acetylglucosaminyl 1-phosphate transferase yields the protein MMPGVLAHLAVGAVAAAVTASATPLVRRFAVASGLLVAPDERNVHTAPTPSIGGTAMLLGLLAGVLVAWLIGDFSEVFAAPSEMLGVV from the coding sequence ATGATGCCCGGAGTGCTGGCCCATCTTGCCGTCGGAGCGGTGGCCGCTGCGGTCACCGCTTCTGCCACGCCCCTGGTCCGACGGTTCGCCGTAGCCTCGGGTCTGCTGGTCGCCCCCGACGAGCGCAACGTTCACACGGCCCCCACCCCTTCAATTGGTGGGACGGCCATGTTGCTGGGTCTGCTGGCTGGGGTGCTGGTCGCCTGGCTAATTGGTGATTTCTCCGAGGTCTTCGCCGCTCCGTCGGAGATGCTGGGCGTGGTC
- a CDS encoding PD-(D/E)XK nuclease family protein, with the protein MAAEILRTRYGRPATDALAGAVQDLQGSDPLAPVTIVVDNHATGLMVRRRLAARAGGLAAVDVVTLLDLARSLSAGSPRLTGRRPVSDAVVLAATRRLLTEHPGAFDRVADHQSVARSVVAAHRNLREVHRRALDRLAASGDMLADLVALHRGLVARLRERFHDERERADVAAQLLADGMVEMPPVVLHLPGDHVASERRLLSALAEASRVIAIVGDADAPDGTVSADPRLDALAATLGAQVPEAGPAGSRAALLVASVPEQDEAVRHAIRRIVEAAKGGTSLDRIVLVHPSSTDDARLVQERLSTAGITFHASGVRRLDETVVGRFLVGLLGLPDRNLRRGDLLAWMADVPLWDPDHDLVPARAWTRLALRAGVVGGLDDWTIRLSRLATELEDEAAEEADEEARPWLVERLASEAEMARRLLGFVGRLDRSLMELADDASWSGRCRRIRGLVRNHLGGPAVREDWPADEILALDEVGAILDTLSELDDVEPAPPEQSFRNALVAELRRPVGRSGRTGVGIHVVGIDRAIGLDADLVIVVGLAEGSLPTRAAVDPLLTDARRISAQTGLPTRHDHAARQHHAFLAALTAASERIVLVQPRGDLRRSGDRPMSRLLLAEFEALAGHRPELDQLERFTADWFDHVASFTDALDRDEPATTQEYDLATAVRGGPDAVDRLRNSDVVVDRGIKMQEDRSGSSLTRFDGNLSDVDLDVLDGELSATRLEAWVDCPFAFFAEYVLGVRPLDEPSERTDLSPSVRGSIVHRVLERLVAESLADGSTPRTGEAWTAAHRDRAALLLSEECSHAEARGEAAHPRFWPTIRSRLAAELDDFLVLDSSFRARFGSRPIAAEHRFGGGDALMVTLADGRVLRFRGSVDRVDEVADGGLVVVDAKTGKPDRYRTIPEDHFPDGSFLQLPIYALAVATKNREVTHATYAFVGGVPESHRHLGYDVDDEVVAAFRRVLASVVRGIEGGAFPHHPPESDRPEAHWCHHCSPDGLDARRVRAARDRKADDPVLALHADHLVTDFMAEPTDEDPTIVVEVDADDRPEGDR; encoded by the coding sequence ATGGCAGCGGAGATCCTGCGGACCAGGTACGGACGACCGGCGACGGACGCCCTGGCCGGAGCGGTCCAGGACCTCCAGGGCAGCGACCCGCTGGCCCCGGTGACCATCGTCGTCGACAACCACGCCACAGGCCTGATGGTCCGCCGACGCCTAGCCGCCCGTGCCGGAGGCCTGGCCGCGGTGGACGTTGTTACCCTCCTCGACCTGGCCCGGTCGCTGTCTGCCGGCTCACCCCGGTTGACCGGTCGGCGCCCGGTCAGCGACGCCGTCGTCCTCGCCGCCACCCGGCGGCTCCTGACCGAGCATCCTGGTGCGTTCGACCGCGTGGCCGACCACCAGTCGGTCGCACGCTCGGTGGTCGCCGCCCACCGCAACCTCCGCGAGGTCCACCGCAGGGCACTGGATCGCCTGGCGGCCAGTGGCGACATGCTGGCCGACCTGGTGGCCCTGCACCGGGGTCTGGTCGCACGGCTTCGGGAACGGTTCCACGACGAGCGCGAACGAGCTGACGTGGCTGCCCAGTTGCTCGCCGACGGGATGGTCGAGATGCCCCCCGTCGTCCTCCACCTCCCGGGCGACCACGTGGCCTCGGAGCGGCGACTCCTCTCGGCCCTGGCCGAGGCTTCCCGGGTGATCGCCATCGTCGGCGACGCCGACGCCCCCGATGGCACGGTGTCGGCGGACCCCCGCCTCGACGCGTTGGCCGCCACCCTCGGCGCCCAGGTTCCCGAGGCCGGGCCGGCCGGTTCCCGAGCGGCCCTCCTGGTGGCATCGGTCCCCGAACAGGACGAAGCGGTCCGGCACGCCATCCGCCGCATCGTCGAGGCGGCAAAGGGTGGGACGTCACTGGACCGGATCGTCCTGGTCCACCCGTCCTCAACCGATGACGCCCGCCTCGTCCAGGAGCGGCTCTCTACGGCGGGAATCACCTTCCACGCAAGCGGCGTCCGACGACTCGACGAGACGGTCGTCGGACGATTCCTGGTCGGCCTCCTGGGTCTGCCTGATCGGAACCTCCGACGAGGTGACCTCTTGGCCTGGATGGCCGACGTCCCCCTCTGGGATCCCGACCACGACCTGGTCCCGGCCAGGGCCTGGACCAGGCTGGCGCTCCGGGCCGGCGTGGTCGGAGGCCTCGACGACTGGACGATCCGACTCTCCCGGCTGGCAACCGAACTGGAAGACGAGGCCGCCGAGGAGGCTGACGAGGAAGCCCGGCCGTGGCTCGTTGAGCGACTGGCCTCCGAAGCCGAGATGGCCCGACGACTCCTCGGCTTCGTCGGGAGGCTCGATCGGTCGCTGATGGAGTTAGCCGACGACGCCTCGTGGTCCGGTCGCTGCCGGCGGATACGCGGCCTGGTGCGTAATCACCTCGGCGGGCCCGCTGTCCGAGAGGACTGGCCGGCCGACGAGATCCTCGCCCTCGATGAGGTCGGGGCGATCCTCGACACCCTCTCCGAACTGGACGACGTCGAACCCGCTCCCCCGGAACAGAGCTTCCGGAACGCCCTGGTCGCCGAACTCCGGCGACCGGTCGGACGCTCCGGGCGAACCGGCGTCGGCATCCATGTGGTCGGGATCGATCGGGCCATCGGACTCGACGCCGACCTCGTGATCGTGGTTGGCCTCGCCGAGGGCTCCCTGCCCACCCGGGCTGCGGTCGACCCCCTGCTCACGGACGCCCGACGGATCTCGGCGCAGACCGGCCTTCCCACCCGTCACGACCACGCCGCTCGGCAACACCACGCCTTCCTCGCCGCGCTCACCGCGGCCAGCGAGCGGATCGTCCTGGTCCAACCCCGCGGCGACCTTCGGCGCTCCGGCGACCGACCGATGTCCCGCCTGCTCCTCGCCGAGTTCGAAGCGTTGGCCGGCCACCGTCCCGAACTCGACCAGCTCGAGCGGTTCACCGCCGACTGGTTCGACCACGTGGCCTCGTTCACCGACGCCCTCGACCGCGACGAACCGGCAACCACCCAGGAGTACGACCTCGCCACCGCGGTCCGTGGTGGTCCGGACGCCGTGGATCGACTCCGAAACTCGGACGTCGTGGTCGACCGTGGCATCAAGATGCAGGAGGATCGGTCCGGGTCGTCCCTGACACGGTTCGACGGCAACCTGTCCGACGTCGACCTCGACGTCCTTGACGGCGAGCTCTCGGCCACCCGGTTGGAGGCGTGGGTGGACTGCCCGTTCGCCTTCTTCGCCGAGTACGTCCTCGGGGTCCGCCCACTCGACGAACCCTCGGAGCGGACCGACCTGTCCCCCTCCGTCCGCGGATCGATCGTCCACCGGGTGCTCGAACGCCTGGTGGCCGAGAGCCTCGCCGACGGATCGACACCCCGGACCGGCGAGGCGTGGACCGCGGCGCACCGCGACCGCGCCGCCCTGCTCCTCTCCGAGGAGTGCAGCCACGCCGAAGCCCGCGGCGAGGCGGCCCACCCCCGCTTCTGGCCAACCATCCGTTCCCGCCTCGCCGCGGAGCTCGACGACTTCCTGGTCCTCGACTCGTCATTCCGGGCCCGATTCGGGAGCCGCCCCATCGCCGCCGAGCACCGTTTCGGCGGCGGCGACGCGCTAATGGTGACGCTGGCCGACGGTCGGGTCCTCCGCTTCCGAGGCTCCGTCGATCGCGTCGACGAGGTCGCTGATGGCGGGCTCGTCGTCGTCGACGCCAAGACCGGGAAACCGGACCGCTACCGGACGATCCCTGAGGACCACTTCCCCGACGGCTCGTTCCTCCAACTCCCCATCTACGCACTCGCCGTTGCCACGAAGAACCGGGAAGTCACGCACGCCACCTACGCCTTCGTCGGTGGGGTCCCCGAGTCCCACCGGCACCTCGGCTACGACGTCGACGACGAGGTCGTGGCCGCCTTCCGGCGGGTGCTGGCCTCGGTGGTCCGCGGAATCGAGGGCGGGGCCTTCCCCCACCACCCCCCGGAGAGCGACCGGCCGGAGGCCCACTGGTGTCACCACTGCTCCCCCGACGGCCTGGACGCCCGCCGAGTCCGCGCCGCACGGGATCGGAAGGCGGACGACCCCGTCCTCGCCCTACATGCCGACCACCTCGTCACCGACTTCATGGCCGAACCCACCGACGAAGATCCAACCATCGTCGTCGAGGTGGATGCGGATGACCGGCCGGAAGGCGACCGATGA